tTTCGAACATAGCGCTACAACCCATACCGACCTATTGCTTCGAGCACGATCACTTGGACATCCGACAGAAGTAATACACAACGCATCTATCCTTACTGCATTAGGCTCGACTGGTTTACAAATGTATTCATTCGGTCAAACTCTTTCATTAGTGTTCTATACCGAAACTTGGAGACCTGATAGCTGGTATGATCGTCTGGAGGAGAATTTGAGACTGGGTGTGCATACGTTGGTTCTGTTAGATATAAAGGTTAGAGAACAAAGTGAGGAGAATATGGCTCGGTGAGTGACTGCATCTGAATTCAGCTAAACTGGGCAGGAGATACAAGTACGAGTAATGTATCATGAACTGTACCGTGgatgatttgggattggGATAGGATGGATGTTCTGGACAAATGGACAAATGGACAAATGGACAAATGGATTTGGCTGACTGATTTTGGCCATTACCATAGAGGCCGACTGATATATGAACCACCAAGATTTATGAACCCAGCTCAAGCATTCTCACAGATTCTTTTAACCGAATCACTTCGTCACCCTTCGTCACCTTCTGACTCAGACAAATCAGAACTAGAAACAAATGCAGGACCACAAACAGACAAAGGATCAATATCGTTATTACCGCCAGACCAAACACTTGCAATATCACTCTCTAGGATCGGTACACCCACACAAAAATTGATAAGTGGTACATTAACTGAATTATCGAaattatcagatgaagaatttGGTGATCCATTACATTCAGTAGTTATCGTTGGAAAAAGATTGCATCCTTTGGAATTCGAATATGCTGGTAAATTCGCAGTGAACGGTGAAAAGGGTGATTGGTGGAGAGTCGGTCAACAAATTTATGGTGTCGAGAGGGAGACTTTCTGAttaaaaaaaaaaaggttGATCTGCACCAAAGCTGCTCTGCATTTTATGCATTTACGCCGTGTTATTTGCAC
Above is a genomic segment from Kwoniella shivajii chromosome 8, complete sequence containing:
- a CDS encoding diphthine synthase encodes the protein MFYVIGLGLSDEKDITVKGLEAVKRSERVYLESYTSILMVDKEKLEGFYGREVITATRELVELEADEILKDADKVDVAFLVVGDPLGATTHTDLLLRARSLGHPTEVIHNASILTALGSTGLQMYSFGQTLSLVFYTETWRPDSWYDRLEENLRLGVHTLVLLDIKVREQSEENMARGRLIYEPPRFMNPAQAFSQILLTESLRHPSSPSDSDKSELETNAGPQTDKGSISLLPPDQTLAISLSRIGTPTQKLISGTLTELSKLSDEEFGDPLHSVVIVGKRLHPLEFEYAGKFAVNGEKGDWWRVGQQIYGVERETF